The following nucleotide sequence is from Solidesulfovibrio carbinolicus.
CGACCGTTTGTACAGGGCGTCTGGAATGTCGGGGCGCAGCTTCATGCGACGGTCCGCCTTGGCTCGGATATTTGCAGGACTGTGCCCCGGTTTGCCGGCGAAGGCAATCTAGTCGGCCAGGGTGCGGCGCTTTTCGATCAAATCCATGGCCAGTCGGGCCAGGTCGCCGAACTGGGGCTTGGAGATCTGTTCGTCGGCCCCCACCGACAGCCCCTTGTGGCGCAGCTCGTCGGTAATAAGCGAGGAGAACAGGATGACCGGCAGCCGGGCCAGGGCCGGGGTCTCGCGGATGCGCCGGGTCAGGGTATAGCCGTCCAGGCGCGGCATTTCGATGTCCGAGATGACGATGTCCGGGCGCACGCCCTCAGGGTTCAGGAGCAGGCCCAGGGCCTGTTGGCCGTCGCCGGCCAGCACGATCTCGAAATTGGCGGCTTCCAGGCGTTCCCGGATCATGTGGCGCATGACGCCTGAATCCTCGGCCACCAGGGCCCGCAGGCGTTTTGCCGAGGGCGGCGGGGCGTCGTCATCCTGGGGCAGGCCGGCGTCGAGCTCGAAGATGATCTTTTCAAGGTCCAAAAGCAGGATGAAGCGGCCTTCGTGGCGCACCAGACCCGTGACGGCGTTGGCGCCCAGGGAGGAAATGGCCTGATGGGGCGGTTCCACGTCGCGCCAGTGGAAGCGGTGGATGTTGGTGACGCCGGTGGCCAGAAAGCCGGTGGTGCGGCTGTTGAAGCGGGTGACCAGAATGATCTCGTGGGGACGGCGCGCCCGGGGCAGCCCCAGCCACACGGCCAGATCCAGCACCGGCAGCACGATGTCGCGCAGCGGAATGGCCCCCATGAAGCAGGGATGCGGCGCGCCGGGAAGCGGTTCCAGGCCCGGCGATTCGATGACTTCCAGCACCTTGGCCACGTTGACGCCGTAGTTGGTGACGCCGCGCTCGGGGCCTTCGTCAATGAAAAATTCGATGATTTCGAGTTCGTTGGTTCCGGCTTCGAGCAAAATATCGGACTGGGCCATGGCGGCTCCCGGCAAGGGGCAAAAGGTTGGCGGCGATCTTTGAACAATAGACGAGACCCGGCAGCCTGTAAATCAAATCCGCCCGAACCGCCCTTGGTTGACAGCGGCTGAGGGCATCTTATAGCCAAAGTAAGAGCCGGCGTGCGCCGGAGCGGCCCCGGGCGCGGCAATGCCCGGCGGCAAGGAGGAGTCGTCATGCGTCTTTGCGCCCTTATCCTGGCCTTGTCCCTGCTTCCGGCCCCGGTCATGGCCGCCTCGTGGAGCTTTTCCACTCCCTACGGTTCGACCTCGGGTTCCCTGGATCCCAATGCCGTGACCGTCAACAGCGCCGGCAGCTTGTCCTTGTCCTCCACCTTGCTCGACTGGAGCTTTTCCCTGGACAAGCCCACCACCAGCCTGTCCGGGTCGGCCACGGTCAACGGTCAGGCCTATTCCGGTTCTTTTGACTGGAGCGACCTGTTCGCCTGGCTC
It contains:
- a CDS encoding chemotaxis protein, with protein sequence MAQSDILLEAGTNELEIIEFFIDEGPERGVTNYGVNVAKVLEVIESPGLEPLPGAPHPCFMGAIPLRDIVLPVLDLAVWLGLPRARRPHEIILVTRFNSRTTGFLATGVTNIHRFHWRDVEPPHQAISSLGANAVTGLVRHEGRFILLLDLEKIIFELDAGLPQDDDAPPPSAKRLRALVAEDSGVMRHMIRERLEAANFEIVLAGDGQQALGLLLNPEGVRPDIVISDIEMPRLDGYTLTRRIRETPALARLPVILFSSLITDELRHKGLSVGADEQISKPQFGDLARLAMDLIEKRRTLAD